A single Fodinibius saliphilus DNA region contains:
- a CDS encoding D-alanine--D-alanine ligase family protein: MSSKNIVVAFGGVSPEHEVSVLSAMQVIASLKESRFNLIPLYITKSGRWLTGTPLLELENYQDLDQLRKQATDCTFSHNELGKAILLETEKKSFFGSPEEYPIHAVIPAFHGSEGENGSFQGTCETYNIPYAGSGVFASSIGMDKVKAKELCRAHNLPVVDEFDLFEKEWENDQQTVLHYAKQLGYPVIVKPTTLGSSIGVTKAEDEQALIKAIEMAFRYDNNLMVEKAVTPLMEINCSVLGTTEELQTSVCERPLGQEETLSFEDKYQTEGGQKGMASADRVIPADISDTMTEEIQSLSKQIFRVFRASGVARLDFLINEDTEEIYFNEINTIPGSFSYYLWEESGMNMKELMLNLIEIAQDRHQKKIGRIRSYDTNLLDEKAIKGIKGLKGSKN; this comes from the coding sequence ATGAGTTCAAAAAATATTGTCGTAGCCTTTGGCGGTGTCTCACCCGAACATGAAGTATCGGTGCTCTCTGCCATGCAGGTTATTGCATCCCTAAAAGAGAGTAGGTTTAATCTCATCCCTTTATATATTACCAAATCGGGGCGCTGGTTAACAGGGACACCCCTGTTGGAGCTCGAAAATTATCAGGATCTTGACCAGCTCCGTAAACAGGCTACTGATTGCACTTTTTCTCATAATGAGCTTGGGAAAGCTATTCTTCTGGAAACTGAAAAAAAGAGCTTCTTCGGTAGTCCCGAGGAGTATCCAATCCACGCTGTAATACCGGCCTTTCATGGCTCTGAAGGGGAAAACGGATCGTTCCAGGGCACCTGCGAAACATATAACATTCCCTATGCCGGCAGCGGTGTTTTTGCCTCTAGCATTGGCATGGACAAAGTTAAAGCGAAAGAGCTATGTCGTGCTCATAACCTACCCGTTGTTGACGAATTTGATTTATTTGAAAAAGAGTGGGAGAACGATCAACAAACCGTGCTGCATTATGCCAAGCAACTGGGATATCCCGTAATCGTAAAACCCACTACCCTGGGGAGCAGCATCGGTGTGACAAAAGCGGAAGACGAACAAGCCCTTATCAAAGCCATAGAAATGGCCTTTCGGTACGATAATAATCTGATGGTAGAGAAAGCAGTGACACCTCTCATGGAGATCAACTGCTCTGTACTTGGCACCACCGAGGAGCTACAAACCAGCGTCTGTGAACGTCCACTGGGGCAAGAAGAAACACTCTCTTTTGAAGACAAATATCAAACTGAAGGGGGGCAAAAAGGGATGGCTTCTGCCGATCGGGTAATTCCCGCTGATATCTCTGATACAATGACCGAAGAGATCCAATCTCTTTCCAAGCAGATCTTTAGAGTTTTTCGGGCCAGTGGTGTGGCTAGACTCGATTTCCTGATCAATGAAGACACAGAAGAGATCTATTTTAACGAAATAAATACCATCCCGGGCTCATTTTCTTATTACCTGTGGGAAGAAAGTGGAATGAATATGAAAGAATTAATGCTAAATTTAATCGAAATTGCACAAGATCGTCATCAGAAAAAAATAGGGCGTATTCGGTCCTATGATACCAACTTGCTTGATGAAAAAGCGATCAAAGGTATCAAAGGATTAAAAGGTTCAAAAAATTAA
- the recQ gene encoding DNA helicase RecQ: protein MIKEARNKLNNVFGYEDFRPLQEEVISQVLDKDDALVIMPTGGGKSLCYQIPALLFDGLTIVVSPLISLMKDQVEQLQQYDIPAIFLNSTLSPDEYQRNVDRVRNGEIKMLYLAPETLMMDKTRKLLATQDVDLFTIDEAHCISEWGHDFRPDYRELTEIRKDFPDATCLALTATATPRVREDIEDILKLDDSETFLASFDRKNLFLKVADKEDPLEQTLDFLYTRKKQSGIIYCFSRKQVEELYVELKKEGHSVKPYHAGLSKKLRNRNQEMFIRDDIQIIVATIAFGMGIDKPNVRFVMHYDLPKNIESYYQQIGRAGRDGLRADCLVLYSRSDKQKIQYFINQKEGTEKKVAEKHLKDMLKFMETDECRRIPLMGYFGETYENDNCGMCDNCLSIDAEVEDLTVHAQKFLSCAVRTGEQYDAYYIADILRGSTKDKVLENGHAELPTYNIGNEWAKEQWILLGRMLVHQGYLEQDESHGPLSLTDQARAVLDGKENVFGALDRSDTVVGDQAMDRTSSEVEKNYEKDLFEQLRDKRKELADEQAVPPYAIFPDTTLMEMAYYFPQSTDNLIPIYGVGTVKKKKYGMDFLKIIRKYCAENEIEEQEKVLKEKKEELSKKEKYQRIGESFNEGKSVEHLAEQYGVKNVTIIKHLKTYLEDGNELRPEGIVKASSLSTRKRNKVLEVFDEIAPHMLRPIYNKLDKTVGYDELRVIQLYYMAQQK, encoded by the coding sequence ATGATTAAAGAAGCACGTAACAAATTAAACAACGTTTTTGGATATGAAGATTTTCGGCCCCTGCAAGAAGAAGTTATCTCACAGGTTCTAGATAAGGATGATGCATTAGTCATCATGCCTACAGGAGGCGGAAAATCTCTTTGCTACCAGATACCTGCCCTCCTTTTTGATGGGCTAACCATCGTTGTCTCTCCACTCATCTCGTTAATGAAAGACCAGGTAGAACAGCTACAACAGTATGATATCCCTGCCATCTTCCTTAACAGTACTTTGAGCCCTGACGAATATCAGAGAAACGTTGATCGGGTACGAAACGGAGAAATAAAGATGTTGTATCTGGCTCCCGAAACACTGATGATGGATAAAACCAGAAAGCTCCTTGCAACCCAAGATGTCGACCTCTTTACCATTGATGAAGCACATTGTATTTCGGAGTGGGGACACGATTTCCGTCCCGATTATCGTGAACTTACAGAAATTCGAAAAGATTTCCCCGATGCAACCTGCTTGGCCCTTACTGCTACGGCAACCCCTCGCGTACGGGAAGACATTGAAGACATTTTAAAGCTCGATGATTCCGAAACCTTCCTAGCAAGTTTCGACAGGAAGAATCTTTTTCTTAAAGTTGCCGATAAAGAAGATCCGCTGGAACAAACTCTGGATTTCCTCTATACCCGGAAAAAGCAATCGGGGATTATCTACTGTTTTTCTCGAAAACAGGTAGAAGAACTCTATGTTGAGCTCAAGAAAGAAGGCCACTCGGTAAAGCCGTATCATGCGGGACTTTCGAAGAAGCTTCGAAACCGAAACCAAGAGATGTTTATTCGCGATGATATTCAGATTATTGTTGCGACTATCGCATTTGGAATGGGTATTGACAAGCCCAACGTGCGGTTTGTTATGCATTATGATCTGCCCAAAAACATCGAGTCGTATTACCAGCAAATTGGACGTGCCGGCCGAGATGGCCTACGTGCCGACTGCCTGGTGCTATACAGCCGATCCGATAAACAAAAAATCCAATACTTCATCAATCAAAAAGAAGGTACGGAGAAAAAAGTCGCCGAGAAACACCTTAAAGATATGCTGAAGTTCATGGAGACGGATGAATGCAGGCGTATTCCGTTAATGGGATACTTTGGCGAAACCTATGAAAACGACAACTGCGGCATGTGCGACAATTGTCTCTCTATTGATGCCGAGGTAGAAGATTTAACAGTACACGCACAGAAATTTCTGTCTTGCGCAGTACGCACCGGCGAACAATATGATGCCTACTATATTGCCGATATCCTACGTGGATCTACTAAAGACAAGGTACTTGAAAATGGCCATGCTGAACTCCCTACCTACAATATTGGTAATGAGTGGGCCAAAGAACAATGGATCTTACTGGGACGCATGCTCGTTCACCAAGGATATCTGGAACAAGATGAAAGTCACGGTCCCCTATCACTAACCGATCAGGCTCGTGCTGTACTCGACGGTAAAGAGAATGTATTTGGTGCTCTCGACCGCTCAGATACTGTTGTGGGTGATCAAGCAATGGATCGCACATCTTCTGAAGTTGAAAAGAATTATGAAAAAGATCTCTTTGAGCAACTTCGTGATAAGCGAAAAGAGCTGGCCGACGAACAAGCTGTTCCACCCTATGCCATTTTCCCGGATACTACGCTCATGGAGATGGCCTATTACTTCCCCCAGTCTACCGATAATCTTATTCCAATTTATGGAGTGGGAACGGTCAAGAAGAAAAAATATGGAATGGATTTCCTCAAGATCATTCGCAAATACTGTGCAGAAAATGAGATCGAGGAACAAGAAAAGGTACTAAAAGAAAAGAAAGAAGAGCTTTCTAAGAAGGAGAAGTACCAACGAATTGGCGAATCATTTAATGAGGGTAAATCAGTTGAACACCTTGCTGAGCAGTATGGGGTTAAAAACGTGACTATTATTAAACATCTTAAAACATATTTAGAAGATGGTAATGAGTTACGTCCCGAGGGCATCGTCAAAGCTTCATCACTTTCAACCCGCAAAAGGAATAAGGTACTGGAAGTCTTTGATGAAATAGCTCCACATATGCTGCGTCCTATTTATAACAAGCTCGACAAAACAGTAGGGTATGATGAGCTTCGAGTTATACAACTCTATTATATGGCCCAACAAAAGTAG
- a CDS encoding NAD(+)/NADH kinase, translating to MKFAVIANPQKYSVKKPFIELLNWADDHKAVDVIFCEELQELYNGDEHPSAIVVENEQQAIDQADIIIAIGGDGTMLYTARLMKNIPKPILGVNSGRLGFMAYTQKEQLPKALHSLLDGKYRIDKRYLLEAEDQEGTIYHALNEFLFSKKDSTSMVKVHAEYDDMFINDYWADGLIVASPTGSTAYNLSSNGPIVMPNTDVMVLNPINPHTLTTRPLVLPSNKSLKIRVNEQDHEVLFSYDGRIKEIDSYPFEVAIRRSNFTINLIELPEQSYFDTLRHKLMWGMDSRNRD from the coding sequence ATGAAATTTGCCGTAATTGCAAACCCTCAAAAATATTCTGTCAAAAAGCCGTTTATTGAACTGCTCAACTGGGCGGATGACCATAAGGCGGTAGACGTCATTTTCTGTGAAGAATTGCAAGAACTATATAATGGAGACGAGCACCCCTCAGCTATTGTAGTAGAAAACGAGCAGCAAGCTATTGATCAAGCTGATATTATTATTGCCATTGGTGGTGACGGCACAATGCTATATACCGCAAGGTTGATGAAAAACATTCCAAAACCAATTTTAGGTGTTAATAGCGGACGTCTGGGGTTTATGGCATATACGCAAAAAGAGCAGTTGCCCAAAGCCCTGCACTCCTTGCTAGACGGAAAATATCGAATAGATAAACGTTACCTACTAGAAGCCGAAGACCAAGAAGGAACTATTTATCATGCGCTTAATGAGTTTTTGTTTTCTAAAAAGGACTCAACCTCGATGGTAAAAGTCCATGCTGAGTATGATGACATGTTCATCAATGATTATTGGGCTGATGGGTTAATAGTTGCATCCCCCACCGGGTCTACGGCTTATAACCTCTCTTCTAACGGACCTATTGTTATGCCTAATACAGATGTGATGGTACTCAACCCCATCAACCCACATACGCTCACCACTCGTCCCTTGGTACTACCATCCAACAAATCGTTGAAAATACGAGTCAACGAACAAGATCATGAAGTACTTTTTTCGTATGATGGGCGCATCAAAGAGATTGATTCCTATCCTTTCGAGGTAGCTATTCGCCGGTCCAACTTTACCATTAACCTAATTGAACTGCCGGAACAAAGCTATTTTGATACCCTCCGCCATAAACTCATGTGGGGTATGGATTCACGGAATAGAGATTAG
- a CDS encoding formate--tetrahydrofolate ligase, producing MESIKIAQQAPLNHMRQFMAELELDEENFEFYGKYTGKIRLNVMEKFKNRPDGKLILVTAMTPTPAGEGKTLTSIGLGQGLQKIGKKSLITLREPSLGPVFGIKGGAAGGGYSQVIPMERINLHFNGDIHALSTAHNLLAAMVDNHIYKGNELDIDVTNELWDRAMDMNDRALRNTVVGLGGRVNGIPRECSFLITAASEIMAILALATSRTDLKERLGDIVVGYKRSGQAVRARDLGAHKAMAMVLNEAIMPNLVQTLEHVPTLIHAGPFANIAHGTSSIIANKIGLKLADYVVTEAGFGADLGAEKFFDIVCRSSDIWPSAVVLVATCRAIKYHGGLSVDEAQNGYKDPKIFEKGLENLRAHIKNMKKFDVPLVVAVNRFEGDRQEDIDKIIETCEELGVKCASHDGFAKGGEGVTELAHITAALADGNPTPSKVTLYDLEEPVEEKVQKVATEIYGADDIYFEKKALKNLARFKELGYGDLPICIAKTQSSLSDNPKLKGAPKDFTLTVTDVQLSAGARFLVIICGNMMLMPGLPKRPAAMDMDVNEDGVITGLF from the coding sequence ATGGAAAGTATAAAGATTGCGCAACAGGCCCCGCTAAATCACATGCGCCAGTTTATGGCGGAATTGGAATTGGATGAAGAAAACTTTGAATTCTATGGCAAATATACCGGTAAAATACGGTTAAACGTCATGGAAAAATTTAAAAATCGCCCGGATGGCAAACTGATTTTGGTTACAGCCATGACTCCGACTCCGGCCGGTGAAGGAAAAACGCTGACATCGATAGGATTAGGGCAGGGATTACAAAAAATTGGTAAAAAATCACTTATCACGTTGCGAGAGCCCTCACTGGGACCGGTATTCGGAATCAAAGGAGGAGCCGCCGGTGGTGGGTATTCTCAGGTTATCCCCATGGAACGTATTAACCTTCATTTTAATGGAGATATCCATGCCCTTTCGACAGCCCACAACCTCTTGGCTGCGATGGTTGACAACCACATTTATAAAGGTAACGAGTTAGATATTGATGTTACTAATGAATTATGGGATCGCGCGATGGATATGAATGATAGAGCGCTACGCAATACGGTAGTAGGCCTGGGGGGAAGAGTGAATGGCATCCCTCGAGAATGCAGTTTTTTAATAACTGCAGCATCAGAGATTATGGCTATATTGGCTCTTGCCACTTCCAGAACTGATTTAAAAGAACGACTCGGTGATATTGTGGTTGGGTATAAACGTTCCGGTCAGGCGGTAAGAGCCCGTGATCTGGGAGCCCATAAAGCTATGGCCATGGTATTAAATGAGGCGATCATGCCTAATTTGGTACAGACATTAGAGCATGTACCTACGCTTATTCATGCGGGGCCTTTTGCCAATATTGCCCATGGCACTAGTAGTATCATAGCCAATAAGATTGGTTTAAAGCTGGCCGATTACGTAGTGACAGAAGCCGGTTTTGGAGCTGATTTAGGAGCCGAGAAATTTTTTGACATCGTATGCCGATCTTCTGACATCTGGCCTTCGGCCGTTGTACTTGTTGCTACCTGTCGTGCTATTAAGTATCACGGCGGTTTATCTGTAGATGAGGCTCAAAATGGATATAAAGACCCCAAGATTTTTGAAAAGGGTTTGGAAAATCTCAGAGCCCATATTAAGAATATGAAAAAGTTTGATGTGCCACTCGTAGTTGCCGTCAACAGATTTGAAGGAGACCGACAGGAAGATATCGATAAAATTATTGAAACCTGTGAGGAGTTGGGGGTAAAATGTGCTTCACATGATGGTTTTGCAAAAGGAGGAGAAGGTGTCACAGAACTCGCCCATATAACAGCGGCTCTTGCTGATGGTAATCCCACCCCTTCAAAAGTAACGCTTTATGATCTGGAAGAGCCTGTAGAAGAGAAAGTGCAAAAAGTGGCTACAGAAATATATGGTGCTGATGACATCTATTTCGAAAAGAAAGCACTCAAAAACTTAGCTCGGTTTAAAGAGCTGGGTTATGGAGATCTTCCCATTTGTATTGCCAAAACCCAGTCATCCCTTTCCGATAATCCTAAATTGAAGGGGGCACCAAAGGATTTCACCTTAACTGTTACGGATGTGCAGTTATCGGCCGGTGCAAGGTTCTTGGTGATTATCTGTGGAAATATGATGCTGATGCCGGGACTACCCAAACGGCCGGCCGCCATGGATATGGATGTAAATGAGGACGGGGTGATTACCGGTTTGTTTTAG
- the mdh gene encoding malate dehydrogenase: protein MKVTVVGAGGNVGSTVSLSVAQRDFAKEVVMVDIVQEHNGEKIYPSKGRALDQWESSPIHKFDTKLTGTVDYEDTAGSDVCVITAGVPRRPGMSRDDLLETNANIVQDVVSNLVEHSPNTILIIVSNPLDVMAQVALETSGFDSSRVMGMAGILDTARYRSFLAEEINVSPKDIQALLLGGHGDTMVPLPRFTTVCGMPIKQFIDDEKLEEIVERTKGGGGELVNLMGTSAWYAPGAAAAQMVEAIVLDQDRVFPCAAHLNGEYGQEDLFLGVPVKLGEGGIKEIIEVDLNDEEQELLDESADHVHSVLKEFRLLMDK, encoded by the coding sequence ATGAAAGTAACAGTAGTCGGTGCCGGAGGTAATGTCGGCTCTACCGTATCCTTGTCAGTTGCACAGCGCGATTTCGCCAAAGAAGTTGTTATGGTTGATATTGTGCAGGAACATAATGGTGAAAAGATTTATCCCTCTAAAGGTCGAGCACTTGACCAGTGGGAATCATCACCTATCCATAAATTTGATACCAAACTGACCGGGACCGTTGATTATGAAGATACTGCCGGTTCTGATGTTTGTGTCATTACGGCTGGTGTTCCTCGAAGACCGGGAATGAGTCGAGACGATCTGCTTGAAACCAATGCGAATATCGTACAGGATGTTGTTAGCAATCTTGTTGAGCATTCTCCCAATACAATATTGATTATTGTTTCCAACCCGCTTGATGTGATGGCACAGGTTGCACTCGAAACCAGTGGTTTCGACTCTAGCAGAGTAATGGGAATGGCCGGTATTCTTGATACGGCACGCTACCGTTCTTTCTTAGCAGAAGAGATCAACGTCTCCCCGAAAGATATTCAGGCGTTGCTGCTCGGTGGCCATGGCGATACGATGGTACCTTTGCCTCGCTTTACCACTGTTTGCGGAATGCCTATCAAGCAGTTCATTGACGATGAAAAGCTTGAAGAAATTGTAGAACGTACCAAAGGTGGCGGAGGTGAACTCGTCAACCTAATGGGAACCTCTGCATGGTACGCTCCCGGTGCTGCTGCCGCACAAATGGTAGAAGCCATTGTGCTCGATCAAGATCGTGTTTTCCCATGCGCAGCCCACTTAAACGGCGAGTATGGCCAAGAAGACCTGTTTCTCGGAGTTCCGGTTAAGCTTGGAGAGGGCGGAATTAAAGAAATAATAGAAGTTGACTTAAACGATGAAGAACAAGAACTTTTAGATGAGTCAGCCGACCATGTTCACTCTGTACTTAAAGAGTTCCGTCTGCTGATGGATAAATAA
- a CDS encoding ABC transporter substrate-binding protein → MKSLILRNKLFVVFLALFIIIGCKQTETVIVNDSPTAIATDTTGTEGANENEAGFRKLVIGDDQKIYSLDPLFADNTVSMQATQLVYEGLVRLNTNGDVASGIAESWTVSDDSLRYTFKLRPDIFYQDSEVFSTGTGRRLTAHDVKYNFNRMAKAEVPPRAAQLFMNIRGFEPYFQEQRMVYNPEKRNINDISGISVPNQETIVFKLEQKDPQFLKKLATPYAVIYPEEAVGEELKDFSPVGTGPFNFSKQPSDSTYIFSKFNDYYDANSIKLNRVDITSHSNEQDLFKSMSTGNLHLIPQLGPQLINSLLNSDNTLQSSYTNLYNLYKGGATTYTLRWNAHSTISKDEAAKVRRISSSDSISFFRSLPDEYITSTVVDTTRPKTTSPSQLPPIYAMYSDDPFIRTYLGSLSEALSKENGSLKMIQHRAPSRKTGLFLTKSYPLIPDSQWSNYEPIFQFSIDQLALVRNEIEQLHFNQYPWWFNLRNVTLPAAENM, encoded by the coding sequence ATGAAATCATTAATTCTGCGCAATAAACTGTTCGTTGTTTTTTTAGCTCTTTTCATCATAATAGGATGTAAGCAAACTGAAACGGTAATTGTAAATGACAGTCCAACAGCAATTGCTACAGACACCACCGGTACAGAGGGTGCCAATGAAAATGAAGCTGGATTTCGCAAACTTGTCATTGGAGATGATCAAAAAATCTATTCTTTAGATCCTCTTTTTGCCGACAATACGGTCTCAATGCAGGCTACACAGTTAGTATACGAAGGCCTTGTTCGTCTCAATACCAATGGCGACGTAGCTTCTGGCATTGCTGAAAGCTGGACTGTAAGTGACGATTCTCTTCGTTATACCTTCAAATTAAGACCCGACATATTTTACCAAGACAGTGAGGTTTTCAGCACCGGTACAGGACGCCGACTTACAGCCCATGATGTTAAATATAACTTTAACCGAATGGCCAAAGCAGAGGTACCTCCCCGGGCTGCACAGCTTTTTATGAATATTCGAGGGTTTGAACCGTACTTCCAAGAACAACGCATGGTATACAACCCCGAAAAACGCAACATTAATGACATTTCCGGGATCTCCGTCCCAAATCAAGAAACCATCGTTTTTAAACTAGAACAGAAGGATCCTCAGTTTTTAAAAAAACTAGCTACTCCTTATGCCGTTATCTATCCCGAAGAAGCAGTAGGCGAAGAACTCAAGGACTTCTCTCCTGTTGGTACAGGTCCCTTTAATTTTTCGAAACAACCTTCTGACTCAACATACATTTTCTCTAAGTTTAATGATTATTATGATGCTAACAGTATAAAACTTAATAGGGTAGATATTACTAGCCATTCTAATGAGCAGGATCTTTTTAAATCGATGAGTACTGGAAATCTGCATCTGATCCCTCAATTGGGACCACAGTTGATTAATAGTCTCTTAAATTCCGACAACACCTTACAAAGTTCTTATACCAACCTGTATAACCTATATAAAGGGGGAGCCACGACCTATACGCTCCGATGGAATGCTCACAGTACTATTTCTAAAGACGAAGCTGCTAAAGTCAGGCGTATTTCCTCCTCTGATTCAATCAGTTTTTTCCGTTCTCTTCCGGATGAATATATCACTTCAACTGTTGTAGATACCACAAGGCCAAAAACCACTTCGCCATCTCAGTTACCCCCAATCTACGCTATGTATTCTGATGATCCTTTTATACGTACGTATCTGGGCAGCTTATCGGAAGCCCTTAGCAAAGAAAACGGATCCCTAAAGATGATTCAACACCGAGCTCCAAGCCGTAAAACCGGACTATTCCTTACCAAGAGCTATCCACTTATACCAGACAGCCAGTGGAGCAACTATGAACCAATATTTCAATTTTCCATAGATCAACTGGCATTAGTGCGTAATGAAATTGAACAACTCCATTTCAATCAGTATCCTTGGTGGTTTAACCTTCGGAATGTAACACTGCCTGCTGCAGAAAATATGTGA